The following is a genomic window from Chryseobacterium sp. StRB126.
TCGCATCGCCTTAGAACTCAAGCTTCCATAATCCTGAGAAAAACCAATTTCAGCTAATATCTTGGAATTCTCCTTTTTGAATCCAAATTTATTCTCCAACAATTCATACAATTTTTCATTTCCTGAAGAAGAATCATCACCTTCATAAGAATATAGTAAATGCCATAGTTGATAAGAAGCTTGTTTTTCAAAATCACTCCCTTCCAACTCCGGATTAAAATCCAGAATAGAAGTATCAATTCCCAATTCTGAAAACTTTTCTCTAACAAATAATTTTATAATTTCCGCAGAAGCATTTATTTTAGAAACTTTAATTTCGTCATCAATGGTTATTTTAAATTCTTTCGGGAATTCTATTTCTTTACTGGCAATAATCTTTAGAAAAGCAGTATATAAATTTTCATTGGTATAATTTCCTTCAATCTCTTTGAAATTAGTTTTCCATTCTTTTCCTGAATATCCAACAAGATCTAAAACATCTTTCGCAGAAAGCTTTCCTTTAATATTTACCTCATCAAAAATGGATTGTTTAAAATCTAAATCTATTGGGAAGACTTCTTTTGTTTCTATATTTTGAAACTGTAAATTATTCAGAACCTGCCAGATCTTAAATTCCTGAAACAAGGGCGAAGATTTCGGAGCCACTTTTAGCCCGACGGTCTTCTTTTTTGTTTTTCCATTTTCTGTAATCTCAATTTCTCTGTTTTCAAACTCACAGATACTGATTAAACCTTTCTGTGATTTTAGCTTCCTTTGATAGAAAATAGTAATATCCCGAATTTCTTCCTTTAATTCCTTCGTTAATTCTTTATGATATTTCGATTGAGTTTCCCATATTTTCTCAAATTCATCTAAATAATCCTGTCTGTAGAAAACCTGATTTTTAAGCTTTGTATGCGGATTCGTTTTCAACTGCTGAAATAAATATTCTCCAACCGTTTGATTATAAAAATAAAGCTCCTTACTTCGATCACTGATTGCTCCCAAATAACCGCTCGAATTATTCAGGTTGCTATTGATCTCCTGAAATACAACAGCCAGACTTTCAAAATCCAATTGTTTTTTCACCGCTTCGCTTCTCCAAAAGTATTTTTCAACTTTCTTCTCCTGCATCGTTCCGGTTTGCTTGATGCCTACAAGAGAAAATGGAAATTCTAATTCTTTCCAGGTTGCATTTCTATTCTTACCTTGAAGTTTTTCATAAAGTTCATTGGTGAAAATTTCAGGATTAAATTGTTTCTGAAAATCCCAAATCTTATCAAATTCTGCCTGTAAATCTGAACGGTAAAAATCAGGCAGTTGTTTTTTGCCCTGTTGTAAAAGTTGATATGAATATTCTCCGGGTGTTAAATTCTCTTCAAACAATTTTTTGGCAACAGCCATTCCGTCTACAATCTGTCCATCCTCATCATTTTTAGCTTTACGGCTGCTTTTATACCCTCTTTTTTTATTGATTAAAAGTAAAACTCTGGCAAACTCTGAAAGTTCTATTTTTTCTTTTGCTGACTTTGCCCTTAATTCCTGAGTTTGAAAGGTTGAGTTTTTTCCAACTTCCGCAAGCAGGTCTGTTTCTTTGAGAATATTATTTTTCTTTAAAACATCCATAAGATTGGATCTTCTTAACTTAAACCTTTGAAGGTTTCTTCTTGCACTTCTGGCTAAAGTTCTTCCCGCATTGGTGGTAATTGGTTTTCCCTTTTCAAAATTCAACTGTTCATCAACAGTTAATGGATTTACACGAACACCTAATTTGATAATTCTATTGTTTTCAGAATTTTTAGAATCTTCCTGAACATAAGCCCAGCCAATTGATGAAACCCCTAAATCCAGTCCAAGTATATTTCTAATCATAAGTATCAGTTTTTTTAAAGTAAATAAAAATAGGAAGAAAAAATTTATCGAAATTATGGTTTTCCGTAAACCATCCAAAGAATTTTTCTCTTATATTTGTATCAATAATTTTGAAAGCAATTCACAATAAGGATTATTCCGTTGTGAAAACATTCAAGGCGGGGCAACTCGCCTTTTTTCGTTTTAAAACCCTATTTTAGCTTTCCGAAAACAGAACAATGACGACCGTAGAATTTATACAGAAGCAGCTCGATATTTCTGAAAAGAGCATCAACAATACTTTACAATTATTAGCAGAAGACTGCACCATTCCTTTTATTTCCCGTTACAGGAAAGATAAAACCGGAAATCTGGATGAAATCCAAATTGAACAAATTGCCAAGATCAGTAAGCAGTTTGAAGAGATTGTAAAGAGAAAGGAATCTATTTTAAAGTCCATAGAAGAACAGGGGGCTTTGACTTCTGAACTGAAACAAAGAATTGAAGAAAGCTTTGATCTTCAGGAGCTGGAGGATTTATACCTGCCTTTTAAGAAACGTAAAAAGACCAAAGCAGATGCTGCTAAGGAAAAAGGACTGGAGCCTTTAGCCAAGATCATTATGAGCCAAAGGAACGATGATGTTCAGTTTTTAGCTTCAAAATATCTGAATAATGAGGTTCCTTCTGAGGAAGATGCACTGCAGGGAGCCAGAGATATCATGGCAGAATGGATCAATGAAAATATGTATGTCCGCAAGAATCTGCGTCGTTTGTTCCAACGTAAGGCTGTTGTTACTTCTAAAGTGGTGAAGGCTAAAAAAGAGGAAGAAGATGCTCAGAAGTTCTCGCAATATTTCGAATGGGAAGAAAACCTCAGCAGAACCCCTTCTCACAGACTTTTGGCTATGCTGAGAGCAGAAGCAGAAGGTTTTGTGAAAACCAATGTGGGAATTGATAAGGAAGAGGCCATCGATTTTATTGAAAAAGCCATCATTAAATCTAATAATGAAAGTTCTGAACAGATTGCTTTAGCGATCAAAGACAGCTATAAAAGACTTTTGGAACCTGCTATTTCTAACGAAGCCCTTCAGGAAGCTAAAGAAAAAGCAGATAAAAAAGCGATTGAAATTTTCTCTGAGAATTTAAGTCAACTCCTTTTAGCTCCGCCATTGGGAGAGAAAAGAATTCTGGCTATCGATCCGGGTTACAGAAGTGGCTGTAAAGTAGTTTGTCTGGATGAAAAGGGAGATCTTCTTCATAATGAAACCCTCTACCCTCACGCTCCACAGAATGAATCCGGTATGGCGATGAAAAAGATCCGTTCTATGGTGAACGCTTACCATATTGAAGCGATTTCCATCGGAAACGGAACGGCAAGCCGTGAAACTGAATTTTTCATCAAGAAAATTGCTTTTGATAAGCCTTTACAGGTTTTTGTGGTTTCCGAAGCCGGGGCCTCTGTGTATTCTGCCAGCAAAATTGCAAGAGATGAATTCCCAACCTACGATGTAACAGTTCGCGGTGCAGTTTCTATTGGAAGGAGACTTTCTGATCCGTTGGCTGAACTGGTAAAAATTGATCCTAAATCTATTGGTGTTGGACAATATCAGCATGATGTGGACCAGACTCAATTAAAAAATGAACTGGATTCTACGGTGATGAAGTGTGTAAACTCTGTAGGAATCAATTTAAATACAGCTAGTAAATCATTACTAAGCTACGTTTCCGGAATTGGAGAGAAAATGGCTGAAAATATTGTGAATTACCGAGCCGAAAACGGAGCTTTTGAAGACAGAAAACAACTTAAAAAGGTTCCAAGACTTGGAGAAAAAGCTTTTCAGCAGGCAGCAGCATTTGTAAGAATTGCCAATTCAAAAAATCCGCTGGATAACTCTGCTGTTCATCCTGAAGCATATGGGATTGTAGAAAAAATGGCTAAAGATCTGGGTATTAAAACCAATGAACTGATAGCCAACAAAGAAAAGATTGCGCTGATAAAGCCTGAAAATTATATTACCGGAGACATCGGAATTCTTGGAATCAAAGATATTGTAAAGGAGCTTGAAAAACCAGGGCTGGATCCAAGAAAAGCAGCTAAGGTATTTGAATTCGATCCTAGTGTAAAAAGTATTAAAGATTTAAAAACAGGCATGATTCTTCCGGGAATCGTTAACAATATAACAGCTTTCGGTTGTTTTGTTGATCTTGGAATTAAAGAAAGCGGACTGGTTCACATTTCCCAGCTGAAGGATGGATTTGTATCGGATGTGAATGAAGTGGTGAAACTGCATCAGCATGTGAGAGTAAAGGTAACGGAAGTGGATGAGGCAAGAAAAAGAGTGCAATTGAGCATGATTTTATAAGGATATTTTTTTCCATTAAGAGGTTTTGAAAGTATTAAGCCGAGCTTCGCTTTAAGGTATTTTGCTAATAAAAACCCTTGTTTTCTTTCTTAATAGAACTTAACATCTAAACTTACCTTAATGGTTAAATAATTGCTTGATAAAATTTTAAAAAATCATTATTCATCAATTAAACAAGAAACACTTTGAAATATAAGAATTTAATTTTCGATCTGGATGGAACCTTATGGGATTCCAGAGCAACCATCATCAAAATATGGAATGATGTTTTAAATAAGCGTCAATTGATACAACAGGAACTGAAGCCTGATGATATGAATCAATATATGGGTTTACTAGCCCATGATATTCTAAAGGATATGCTTCCCGGTATTTCGAACCAACAGATTCAGGAACTTCTTTCAGAGGTTGTAGCCCGGGAAAATGAGGTATTGGGAATACAAGGCGGTATTCTTTACCCTGGTGTTGAAGAAACGTTGAAAAACCTTTCCAACACCCACAATCTTTTCATTGTAAGCAATTGTCAGGAGGGATATATTGAATCTTTTTTAGCACATTATCAATTGGAGACTCTCTTTGCAGATTTTGAATCTCATGGGCGAACTCAAAAACCTAAAGTAGAAAATATACAGCTCCTTATGGAAAGAAATGGTCTATCTATCGACAATTCTGTATACGTTGGGGACACACAGACAGATTATGATTCTGCCGCTTCCAACAGTTTACCGTTTATTTTCTGTGAATACGGCTTTGGAAAACTGGCTCATCAGCATGAAGCCCAGATTTCAGTATTCTCTGATTTAAAAAAGCATATTTAAATAAAATCCGGCTTACAAAGCTGTAAGCCGGACTTATTTTCATCTTTCACAATAAAAATTCTAATCGCGGTAGAAATTTTATCATTTATAATCTTTAGAACTTCTTTTAGGTTCTCTTACTTCCGGCCATTGTACCGGATTTCCTTTATCGTCTTTAGGCATTACCCTTTTTTCTCTGTTCGTAAATTCAGGATCTTCAGAAGCCATATACGCTAATGCTGCTGTTAAGATCACATTGTTCTTCACCTCATCAAAAACGATTTTATCATACGTATCTTTTGTGGTATGCCAAGTATAACCGAAATAGCCCCAGTTCAATGAACCTAATGAAAATCCAGGAACTCCTGCTGCTACAAATGAAGCATGGTCTGATCCGCCACCGCCTGGCATTCCAGGGAAATCTGTCTTGATATGGCTTCTTACCGCTTTCGGAACCCCATCCAGCCATTTTCCAATATAGTCATATGCTTTTACAAAACCCTGACCACTGATATTGACAACACGTCCGGTTCCGTTATCCTGATTGAATGCAGCTTGCGTTCCTTTAATAATCTGAGGGTTATCTGCTACAAAACCTCTTGAACCATTCAATCCCTGCTCTTCACTTCCCCAAAGCCCAATCACAATTGTTCTTTTATTATTGGGATAGTATTTTTTAAGAATTCTCATGGTTTCAAGCATTGTAAGCGTTCCTGTTCCGTTGTCTGTAGCTCCCTGAGCACCATCCCATGAGTCCAGGTGAGCGGAAAGAATGACATACTCATCCGGTTTTTCTTTCCCCTTAATCATACCGATCGTATTAAAGCTTTTTGCTTCAGGAAGTACCTTAGACTGAGCATCAATCTTAATTTTAGGCTGAGCGCCTTTCTCTGCCATTCTGTAAAGCATACCGTAATCTTCCACATCAATGTCTATCATTGGAATTTTAGATGTTTTTGCTCCGAAGATTCTGTTTGCTCCCATAATTCCAGTCCAATTTGAAATGGCAATTCCAGCTGCTCCTGCATTTTCAAGCGCTTCAGGAAGGGTATTATTATCATATCCAATATTCTTTACATACGCTGTAAAGTCTTTGGCTGCGTGATCTTTTTCTGCTTTAAGTTTTTCATACAGTTCCGGGGTTGCAAACTCCTTGATCTGTTCATCAGAACGCCCTATCTTCTGGTATTGAGCCATCAGTACAATTTTTCCTTTTACAGAAGGAAGCCATTTGTCAAATTCTGCTTTAGATGATACTTTTGGCAGAACAACCACCTCAGCTTCAACAGCCTTTTTGGTAGAAGGGCTCCAGGCCAGTTGAGTGGCTGACAAAGATTTTACTCTTGGGAATACCATATCTACGTGGGTAGTTCCTCTCTGCCATCCTTTCCAGGTTCCGAACTGTTGAAGGTTGGCATCAATTCCCCATGAACGAAGCTTTTCAGCACTCCACTCATTAGCAGCAAGCATTTCCGGAGTTCCCACAAGACGTGGTCCTATTCCGTCCAGAAGTTCATAAGCCATCCCTTCAAGCTGGGAATTGTTGTTTACTTCATCTACAAAACTTTTTACGATTGGGTTAAGGTTCTCTTTCGGGTCTACCTTTACCTGAGCCCATGAAAATTGGGCAGCCAACATTACAGCCGATACTGCAAAAAATCTATTTATCCTCATAATGTATATTGATTGCATTAAAGATAAAAGAAATTGCGGAGATGATAAAGGAATTAAAGTAAAAAAGTCTTTAGACATCAGCATTTACATCCATTTTTGAAAAAAAATAAAATGATTACCATAATCTATTAATTTACCAATATGATATTCTTCATCTTTTTTTGATCAAAAATCCGGTAACTTTTTGTTGATAAAAGTCTGCTCTTCTGTGGTAAGTAAAATTGTATTATTTTTATTTTCCTTTACGGAGATATTATCCCAGATATCCTTATCAAAAGTTACTCTAGGAGTTAACTCTTTTTCATCTGATTTCTTAAATGTGTTATAAATAAGCTCTCTGCTGATTTTCCTCTCATGTTTAACTCCTTTATAGTAAGCAACATATTTATTGGCTTCAATCCTGCTCATAGCAGGAACGTATACTCCTCCGTTTTTGTAAAAATCAAAAGCAAGAATTGCATTTCCTAACTGATAATCAAACTCTTCACCACCTCCGGTTCTTCTTTTAACGATTGGGTGCTGATCCTGCAAATAATGAATTTCAAAGTAAGTAATGACCTTATCAGCCTTATTATATTTCAATTCTCCCTTCATCTCAATTCCTAATCCTGACTTAATACTAAATGTGATTAGCTGCTCATTGCCCTGCTCGAAAAATATCCATCCTGAATATTTTGATGCCTTATTTTTTATATGAGACAACGTTCTCTTCAACTCAAAATTAAAGAAATAATTTCCCATATATTCCTCAGAGAATTTCTTTATTCCTTTTACAAAAATGCTATCTGACTTTAGATCTTTAAAATATTTCACATTATTCAGCTGCATTTGGAGGTTGCTATCAAAAGATTTGTTAGGGCTATAAAAATTAGTCTTGCTCCATAACTTTGTTTCGGCAATAACTAGAAAATGGATTTGGTTATTATCACTCCTTTTTTCTTTATAAGTAACATCATAAAGGGAAGGTTCACTATAATATCTTTTTTTGTAATTCTCGGCAACATCTTCAAAGATTTCTTTCAAATCTACTTTTTTCAGTTTTACTTCATCAATTTTTTTATATCCTCTTTTCAGCTTTACCGGAGAATAAAATTCCCGGATTGTTGTCTTTTGAAATCCCGACGCTGAAATTTCAAAGTTGACCGAACTTTGATCTACGGGCGCAAACCCTTCTTCATTAGTATACACAATCTGGTGGTATAGGAGAATTCTTGCGCTAGGAATTGGTTTTCCATTTTCAGAATCTACTACCTGCAGTTTTTGCGCTGAAAAGAAATTAAAAAACAGAATAAACAGCCAATAGAAATGTTTCATCATATTTCGAGTAATTGATATTCCTAAAATACAAACTATAAGGATGACAAACACCCTGGAAGGGAAAATTTAATATTTGAAATAAAAAATAAAATCGATAGAGATGGGTTTATTTCAGGCTTTTCATTTTTTAATCGAAGCCTTTTATTTTTTGAGAAATTGTGTGCATCATGAGTAACCGGATGCGATACGGGCATAAAAAAACCGGCTACAAAAGCCGGCTAAAGGTTGAATTACTTCTTAGATTCTTCTACAGAAACTTTTCTGAAATCCTTGAACAATTTGCTTAATTCTAAAGCTGATTTACGAGCTCTTGTACCAGCTGCTTTGTTTCCTTTTTCCGCTTGTTGGTTTGCCTCAGTTGTAAACGCTTCAAATTCTGCGTTGATTTTTTCAATTAGTTCTTTCATTATATTTAAAAATTTAGGCTGCAAATATAGGTTTTATGGTGATTCCAGCCTAGTAGCAGAGAAAAAAGTTTGGGCAAAATGACTGAAATTTTAACATATTTCTACCCTTGAACCGATTTTTATCGATTTTCAGCCTGTGATTTTCCTAAAAATCCTCCTGAAATCCTTCATGGATCAAATTTCACCTAGTTCTTCCACATACATTTTCCTTCCTAATTTCTATTGTATTGGCAACAAGTTCTGAAAGTTTTAAAATTTCTATTTCAAAACGAGCCATAAGCCGCCATTAATTCTTAGATTTTTATACTAAATTTTGAAAAACGACTTAACCCATGTTCAAAAAAATATTTTTTTGGTACTTATATTACCATTCATGGCTCATTCTCAAAATAAAATCAGCTATAAAGTATATTATGATGAAAACCTTGCAAAGAATGGCTTAAAAGTACAGATAGATTATACATTGAAAAAGGCATCGGATACTTTATCTTTTTATTATGTCAATGAAAATTGGGGTGAGAATGACCTTTTTAAAAATCTTATTCTTTTATAGGAAGAAAACCCTGATATTAAGTTCGAAATCAAGCCTGAAAATAACCAAGTAAGGCTTCATCAGAAAAAAGGAACTCAATTTTCTTTGTTTTACCATATCAAACAAGATTTCACTGATCCTAATTATAAAATCTTCAACCGACCAAGAATTAACAACACCTTTTTTCATGTTTTAGGCAAGAGTCTTTTCATGGTTCCGTTCTCTTTTACAAAAATGCCGGATGAGTTTTTTCTTGAGTTTGTTCAGAAGTATCTGGATCAGGACATCTCCTATTCATTCCAAAAACATATTCTCAATGGTGAAGATATTGATCTTCCTAAAGAGAAATGGACAGACGGTTTTTCTTTCCAAATTACTGATGGAATTCCGCAATTGGAAATGGAAAATAGTAAATATCTGATTGAATAAATTGGGGATAAATTACCTCATTAGCAACCTTCCGGAAATAGAAAATACAAAGCCCTCCAGCTATAATAAAAGATAGATAGATATTGGAATTCTTTATTTTATCAACCTATGAACTATTCTTCTTTTAGAATAAACTCATGGGCTTTCCTTCCTGTCTCTTCTAATAGATAAAGACTTTCAGGAGTAATTCTCTCCGCAAAGACCACCCGAAAATGGTGATCGTATTTATCTGTAAAAGAAAATGTGTTTCCCGGAGTGAATAAAACTTTATGTTCTTCACAATACTGATAAAATCTTTTCATATCCATATTTTCCGGCATCTGTGCCCAAATGCTATATCCTCCCTGTGGCCTATGAAAATATG
Proteins encoded in this region:
- a CDS encoding histone H1, with protein sequence MKELIEKINAEFEAFTTEANQQAEKGNKAAGTRARKSALELSKLFKDFRKVSVEESKK
- a CDS encoding Tex family protein → MTTVEFIQKQLDISEKSINNTLQLLAEDCTIPFISRYRKDKTGNLDEIQIEQIAKISKQFEEIVKRKESILKSIEEQGALTSELKQRIEESFDLQELEDLYLPFKKRKKTKADAAKEKGLEPLAKIIMSQRNDDVQFLASKYLNNEVPSEEDALQGARDIMAEWINENMYVRKNLRRLFQRKAVVTSKVVKAKKEEEDAQKFSQYFEWEENLSRTPSHRLLAMLRAEAEGFVKTNVGIDKEEAIDFIEKAIIKSNNESSEQIALAIKDSYKRLLEPAISNEALQEAKEKADKKAIEIFSENLSQLLLAPPLGEKRILAIDPGYRSGCKVVCLDEKGDLLHNETLYPHAPQNESGMAMKKIRSMVNAYHIEAISIGNGTASRETEFFIKKIAFDKPLQVFVVSEAGASVYSASKIARDEFPTYDVTVRGAVSIGRRLSDPLAELVKIDPKSIGVGQYQHDVDQTQLKNELDSTVMKCVNSVGINLNTASKSLLSYVSGIGEKMAENIVNYRAENGAFEDRKQLKKVPRLGEKAFQQAAAFVRIANSKNPLDNSAVHPEAYGIVEKMAKDLGIKTNELIANKEKIALIKPENYITGDIGILGIKDIVKELEKPGLDPRKAAKVFEFDPSVKSIKDLKTGMILPGIVNNITAFGCFVDLGIKESGLVHISQLKDGFVSDVNEVVKLHQHVRVKVTEVDEARKRVQLSMIL
- a CDS encoding HAD family hydrolase; this translates as MKYKNLIFDLDGTLWDSRATIIKIWNDVLNKRQLIQQELKPDDMNQYMGLLAHDILKDMLPGISNQQIQELLSEVVARENEVLGIQGGILYPGVEETLKNLSNTHNLFIVSNCQEGYIESFLAHYQLETLFADFESHGRTQKPKVENIQLLMERNGLSIDNSVYVGDTQTDYDSAASNSLPFIFCEYGFGKLAHQHEAQISVFSDLKKHI
- a CDS encoding M20/M25/M40 family metallo-hydrolase: MRINRFFAVSAVMLAAQFSWAQVKVDPKENLNPIVKSFVDEVNNNSQLEGMAYELLDGIGPRLVGTPEMLAANEWSAEKLRSWGIDANLQQFGTWKGWQRGTTHVDMVFPRVKSLSATQLAWSPSTKKAVEAEVVVLPKVSSKAEFDKWLPSVKGKIVLMAQYQKIGRSDEQIKEFATPELYEKLKAEKDHAAKDFTAYVKNIGYDNNTLPEALENAGAAGIAISNWTGIMGANRIFGAKTSKIPMIDIDVEDYGMLYRMAEKGAQPKIKIDAQSKVLPEAKSFNTIGMIKGKEKPDEYVILSAHLDSWDGAQGATDNGTGTLTMLETMRILKKYYPNNKRTIVIGLWGSEEQGLNGSRGFVADNPQIIKGTQAAFNQDNGTGRVVNISGQGFVKAYDYIGKWLDGVPKAVRSHIKTDFPGMPGGGGSDHASFVAAGVPGFSLGSLNWGYFGYTWHTTKDTYDKIVFDEVKNNVILTAALAYMASEDPEFTNREKRVMPKDDKGNPVQWPEVREPKRSSKDYK